Proteins encoded in a region of the Mesoflavibacter profundi genome:
- a CDS encoding vanadium-dependent haloperoxidase — protein sequence MKKLLNKNYIRLALITLIVSSCSKPEPITITTDQYHASVNKVIDIMIHDIFSPPVASRVFAYPNITAYEILAQNSNKHKSLEGKVTGYTAIPKADANSGVNLKLAALMAHLEISRSLIFSEEKLDVLKDSLYTNFKNTNLEEFEVTQTYANKVIDHVKAWMDKDNYKQTRTMPKFTVDIDDLSRWQPTPPNYMDGIEPHWNKIRPFLLDSAAQFKPVPPPTFSLEKDSKFYEELMEVYNVSQDITKKGDDSEEIQIAQFWDCNPFVSVTRGHFMFATKKISPGAHWILITQIATKKTNSDFEDTVNAYAKTSIAIADAFISCWDEKYRSNLIRPETVINQHIDPDWLPILQTPPFPEYVSGHSVVSGAASVVLTEIFGDNFAFDDDSEVPYGIPVRSFNSFYDASTEAALSRLYGGIHYRAAIDNGLDQGKKLGHFAANKLNL from the coding sequence ATGAAAAAACTACTTAACAAAAATTATATACGTCTAGCTTTAATTACACTAATTGTTTCAAGTTGTAGTAAACCAGAACCAATAACTATAACTACAGATCAATATCATGCATCTGTAAATAAGGTTATAGACATCATGATACATGATATATTTTCTCCACCTGTTGCTAGTCGTGTATTTGCATATCCAAATATCACAGCTTACGAAATCTTAGCGCAAAATAGTAACAAACACAAATCACTAGAGGGAAAAGTTACAGGTTACACAGCAATACCAAAAGCAGATGCTAATTCTGGAGTTAATTTAAAATTAGCTGCATTAATGGCTCACTTAGAGATTAGTAGAAGTTTAATTTTTTCTGAAGAAAAGCTAGATGTTTTAAAGGATAGTTTATACACTAATTTTAAAAATACAAATTTAGAAGAGTTTGAAGTCACGCAAACTTACGCCAATAAAGTAATAGATCACGTCAAAGCTTGGATGGATAAAGATAACTACAAACAAACTAGAACAATGCCTAAGTTTACTGTAGATATAGACGATTTATCACGTTGGCAACCAACACCTCCAAATTATATGGATGGTATAGAGCCACATTGGAATAAAATTAGACCATTTTTATTAGATTCGGCAGCACAATTTAAACCAGTTCCGCCACCAACCTTTTCGTTAGAAAAAGATTCTAAGTTTTACGAGGAATTAATGGAAGTCTATAATGTAAGTCAAGACATCACAAAAAAAGGAGATGATTCAGAAGAAATTCAAATAGCACAATTTTGGGATTGTAATCCGTTTGTATCAGTAACTAGAGGTCATTTTATGTTTGCCACAAAAAAAATATCTCCAGGAGCACATTGGATTTTAATAACTCAAATAGCTACAAAAAAGACAAATTCAGATTTTGAAGATACTGTAAATGCGTATGCAAAAACATCTATTGCAATAGCAGATGCGTTTATTAGCTGTTGGGATGAAAAATATAGAAGTAATTTAATACGTCCAGAAACAGTAATTAATCAACATATAGATCCAGATTGGTTACCAATATTACAAACACCACCATTTCCAGAATATGTTAGTGGTCATTCTGTAGTTTCTGGAGCAGCATCTGTAGTTTTAACTGAAATATTTGGAGACAACTTTGCTTTTGATGATGACTCTGAAGTGCCATACGGAATTCCTGTACGTAGTTTCAACTCCTTTTACGACGCTTCTACAGAAGCAGCATTAAGTAGGTTATATGGAGGAATTCACTACAGAGCAGCTATAGACAATGGTTTAGACCAAGGTAAAAAGCTTGGACATTTTGCAGCAAATAAGTTAAATCTTTAA